In Lathyrus oleraceus cultivar Zhongwan6 chromosome 2, CAAS_Psat_ZW6_1.0, whole genome shotgun sequence, the DNA window GCCAAGGATTATGTCACATATGGGAACTATGACAAAGGAAGGATTCTTGGCATAAGCAAAGTTGGAGCACCACCTTTCATAACCAATGAAGATGTACTTTATGTTGAAGAAGTAAAACACATTCTTCGTagcataagccaactttgtgacaaaggctTCAAAATCAATTTCCCCAAGGATGAGTGCTTAATTGAAGCTGAAGCCACTCATGAGGTAAAATTCAAAGGTAAAAGATtcaataatattttcatgatttagTTAGATGATTTATCTTTTAAAGTAAAGTGTCTCATGGTAAGCAATAATGAATCATGACCTTGTCATACAATAGTAGCCCATATTCATATCTAACATTTAAACAAACTAGTAAAGCATGATTTTATCATTGGTTTATCAAAGATTAAATTTTTCAAAGATAAATTATGTGATGTTTGTCAAAAAAAGAAGCAAATGAAATCATCTTTCAAGCCAAAGAATGTGGTATCAACTACAAGGTCACTTCAATTGTTGCACATGGACTTGTTTGGTTTATCAAGAACATGAATCTTTGGAGGTAACATACATGCCTTAATTACTGTTGATTATTTTTCTAGATTTTCTTGGATActctttttagtgcagaaaagtgacGCTTTCAAGATattcaagaagtatgcaaagcaaCTGCAAAATAAAAAAATCACTAAAGATTTTTGTTAGGGATGCTCAAATGAGAGTGATTTTGGTGAAGACAATCTATAGTGTGAAGACATACTCAAATGCATAAGGATGGAAGAAACTACTTAAATGGATATGATATAGACGATTGAATAAGATGGTAAATATGGTGTTTCATAGTTACATATAACATTAAGTGCTCAAACTATTTAAAATCATTCCATGATATCTCATAAAAATTCATGTCTTTGCATTTTATACTTGGAAATTTTTGCAAAGTCTTTAAATTGAAAcaaaaaaacattttttaagcaaaACAATCGATTGCATTGATGCATCAATCGATTGTCATCATTcaaatttataaatattttaagGCCATCAATTGATTGCATAGGGTGAACAATCGATTGACACTagttaaaattttaaaaattttcAAATGTTTTGAAGGAGCAATCGATTGACCATCCCTCTCAATCGATTGACACTAGTAAattttagaaaaatatttttacacATTGTATGTTTTCATGGCACCTTCTTTTACATCCTTTCACATAAAAATCACACCTTATCATATGTTTATCAAGAGCTATGTCTTGATTTAAAAGGTGTAAGTTTTCATATAAataagtgtcataccccaattttgccccactctttttccatttcctttttttttcttttttggttCATGCTTAAATCATATGCATGCATGTTTATCGAGTTATCCAATTATGTCATTCGTTTTAGTGTTTCATTAGTCGCATTTCACATAATTCGTCAGCGGGCCAAATGTTCGGTAATAATGGATTTAATCAGTTTAAGTGGATTTTCGAGACAGATATTATTTGGTGATTGTTCGGGTTTATTTCTCATATTACTTGTGGTACGGATAatctctttatttgagattcatGGTTGTGAAGGGGATTGGAATGATTGTTACTTAATTCGGAAGATTGTTTGAATTCAAAAAAAATGGCAAAGCTGGAATAAAAAGAAGATTGTATTCATTTATTGGACATTCATGGTACAATGCATATTGCTTGAGatacaaataaaaaaaatgaattacAAAGAAAGAGGGTAAAAAATTATATATGTTGGTCaaacagttgacttttggtcaactattgaccaTAGATTCGATTTTGACTCATTATTTTTCCTAGACCTATTCTACAAGCATTTGATCAAAGGATTCATCATTATTCATCAAAAATAACTTATGTCATGATTATGTTACAAATGCTAATTTCCAACAAATTCTATCTTCCATCATGCTTCACTTTCATGGCTTGTTCTTCACTTTCCAATTTTGCTTCAAGTTCATTCCTCCAATACAATGTCCACTTTTCTACAAAGAAAATTGATATCAAGTTAGTCTCAATGAATCATAATCATAAGTCATCTAAAAGCAATCAAAAAGTTATGAAGAGCTCAAGAAAACTTAGGAAAATTTTGCAATATGTTGTGATTTCAATACTTGTTTGTTCAACACTTTCCAACCTTGATTCATGCCAAAAAGTAAGAAATTGATCCATAAATTTACACCATTCAAAAGTTTACTTTTTCAACATACAATCACTTCTCAAACGCACTTAAAGTCATGTGataattcaccaaaaattcatGGCAAAAAATCAAATGCAAAAGCATTCAAAAATTTCAAGTTTCATGCATAATCACTAATGAAATTTTGCCTTACATCCTAACTTGACACTTTTTCAAAATTCCAACACTTCTACCTTTAACTACCTAAGCATCCATAATCATTCAATTATACAATTAACTACTATAACTACCAAACTAACACAAATTCTATCAAACTAACACAAATTTCAACTTTCATTTTCAATCAAATTTTCATTCAATCCTAATCATTCATAACAAACAATCCAATGGTTGAAATTAGTGATCCGCAACTAAGACTTAGACTAATTTTCAACTATTGATAAACTTCTTACTTTGATTGTAATCCAATGGTGCTATATATAAATATGTCATTTCTCACAATTTTGGACTTAACTAACATAACTCATATTAACTTTTTAAACCATTTTTTCCCACCATTTTTCTCAAGTTCTCTCATGATTCTCTTTTTTCTTCACTCCCTCGCCATCACCAAAGTTCATATTCATCACCATCTAGAACTTCACACTGAAGTTTTAAATTTGGTGGAACTTAGGCACAATCCAATTTCAACAAATCATCAATCAAGTTTCAATAATCCATGCATTatcatcaacaatcatcatccaaAGCTCATCAAGATTCAAGCATATTCATCAATATTCTACATTTAAGATTCATGTTCTACTTTCATCATTTATGTTCAACCATAATTATAAGGCAAAGAAAGATTAATTGGATTAAAGGAGTTTACTTTGAAGTTTTCTGGATTTCTCTTCGATAAATTCGCCAACGATTCTTTGCAACAATAATCAGAAGTAACCTCCCATCCGTTGGTAAGCCTTAAATTTTTTTTCTGATTCGTTGCATATTTACCACTCTTGAAATTCCTTTGTCTTGCTTGTGACGAATGCGTTAATTGTGGTTCTTTTCTTCTTCTCCTTTCTTCTAATTTAATCATGCATCATAGAGAGAATTAGTGAATTTCGATACCAATAAACCATTCATGATCCAAAAACAGCCCTCTAGTTATACATATCCTAAACAAACTAAAAAAATCCAAATCGATTCATGTCTATACCCAAAATTTAGTTAAGTGAACATTGTCTAATTAAACCATAATTTCATTAATTTTTCCAATTAACAATATAGTATAAAATATTAGTTTTATCGTAATTTAACAATTACAAAGAAAATTAAAGTCGTGAATCATATGTTCccccttcttcttcttctctgCGCTTTCTTGCTCAACTCTGTATTTATCTACCTTGTTGTTATACTCCATTAATTCTCCATAATCAACCACTTCATGAAGATTCTAACAAGGGTTCAAGGTTTTTGCTTCtttctccccccccccccctctctctTTTCATTCCATGTTACAATCTATAATCTGATTAGTATTTTTTATTGTTGTTATCGTTGCAGTTCTAAAGTTTCGATTTTTCTTTAAATGCTATACAATTGACCCTTTATCCAAGAGGTTctcatcatcatcttcaaatGGGTCTCATTTTTCTACTTCTGAAACGTATGATAAAGTTAATCCATTTATGGGTGATAGCTACCAAGACAATGCAACAAAAGTTGATGGTATGAGAAAGACAATGTATGATGTATGTGGGGTTTTGGATGCTGGGCCATGGGGGCCTGCTGTTGAGGATGCACTCAACTTGTTCGATGAAATGTCTCAACCAGAAGTGATTGTTGGAGTGATGAGGAGGGTGAAGGATATGAATGTTGCATTTCAGTATTTTAGGTGGGTGGAGCGAAAAACTGAACAACCACATTGCCCCGAAGTTTACAATGCGCTACTCATGGTTATGGCTAGGACTAGAAACTCGGATTATCTGGAACAGATTCTTGAAGAAATGAGTGTGGCTGGATTTGGACTCTCCAATCATATTTGTATAGAACTGGTTGCTAGTTTTGTCAAATCGCAGAAGCTAAGAGAAGCTTTTGGTGTTATTGAAATAatgaggaagttcaaattccGTCCTTCATTTTCGGCTTACACGACACTGATTGGTGCCTTGTCTGAGGCAAACAAACCTGATCCCATGCTCACCCTCTTTCACCAAATGCAGGAGATAGGTTATGAAGCAAATGTACATCTTTTTACCACGCTTGTTCGCGTGTTTGCTAGGGAGGGTCGCATAGATGCGGCTCTGTCCTTGCTGGATGAGATGAAGAGCAACTCGTTTACTGCTGATCTTGTCCTTTATAATGTATGTATAGACTGTTTTGGTAAAGTTGGTAAGGTGGATATGGCATGGAAATTCTTTCACGAGATGAAGGCACAAGGGTTGGCTCCTGACGATGTCACATATACTAGCTTGATTGGAGTTCTTTGCAAGGCTGGGAGATTGGAAGAAGCTGTTGAGTTGTTTGAAGAACTGGATCTCAACAGGAGTGTCCCTTGTGTCTATGCTTATAATACCATGATTATGGGTTATGGTTCAGCTGGGAAATTTAATGAAGCATACAGTTTGCTTGAGAGACAAAAGAGAAAGGGGTGTATACCTAGTGTCATTGCATACAATTGCATTCTAACCTGCTTAGGAAGAAAGGGTAAAATAGAGGAAGCATTGAGGATCCACCAAGAAATGCGACAAGATGCCGCACCTAATCTTACAACCTACAAtattttaattgacatgctttGTAAAGCCGGAGAACTCGAAGCTGCTCTGAAAGTTCAGGAAACCATGAAAGAAGCCGGCTTATTCCCAAATATTATGACTGTAAATATAATGATTGATCGACTATCTAAAGCTCAAAAACTTGACGAAGCTTGCTCCATATTTTTAGGATTGGATCATAAAGTATGCACTCCCAACTCAAGAACATTTTGTTCACTTATCGATGGCTTGGGTAGATGTGGCAGGGTAGACGATGCTTATAGTCTTTATGAAAAAATGTTAGATTCTGGTCAAACTCCAAATGTAGTAGTGTATACATCTCTTATTAAGAACTTTTTTAAGTGTGGTAGGAAGGAGGATGGTCACAAAATTTACAAAGAGATGGTTCATAGGGGCTGTTCTCCTGATCTGATGCTTCTTAATTCTTACATGGATTGTGTTTTCAAAGCTGGTGAAGTTGAGAAAGGTAGGGCTTTATTTGAAGAAATAAAGGCTCAGGGTTTAGTTCCTGATGTCCGGAGCTACTCGATTTTAATTCACGGTCTCGTGAAAGCAGGTTTTTCAAGAGAAACATATAAGTTGTTCTACGAGATGAAGGAACAAGGACTGCATTTGGACGTCCTTGCTTACAACACTGTAATTGATGGATTTTGCAAGTCCGGTAAAGTCGATAAAGCATACCAACTGCTGGAGGAAATGAAGACAAAGGGTCTACAACCCACTGTTGTAACCTATGGTTCTGTCGTTGATGGACTAGCTAAAATTGACAGGCTTGATGAAGCATATATGTTATTTGAAGAAGCAAAATCAATAGGTGTTGATTTGAATGTAGTTATCTACAGTAGTCTTATTGACGGGTTTGGCAAAGTGGGAAGAATTGATGAAGCATACTTAATTTTGGAGGAGTTGATGCAGAAAGGTCTGACTCCAAACACCTACACTTGGAATTGCTTACTCGATGCATTGGTGAAAGCTGAGGAAATTGATGAAGCTCAAGTCTGCTTTCAGAACATGAAAAGCTTAAAATGTCCTCCAAATGAAATGACTTACAGCATTATGATAAATGGTCTTTGTATGATTGGAAAATTCAATAAGGCTTTTGTATTTTGGCAAGAAATGCAGAAAAAAGGTTTAAAACCCAATTCTATCACATACACCACAATGATTGTGGGACTTGCAAAGGCTGGAAATGTTATGGAGGCAAGAGGCCTATTTGATAGATTTAAGGCAAGTGGGGGCATACCCGATTCTGCTTGCTATAATGCCATGATGGAAGGACTAAGCAGTGCCAATAAAGCAATGGATGCATATACAGTTTTTGAGGAAACTCGAATGAAAGGATGCCGTGTAAATAGCAAAACATGTGTTGTTCTTTTAGATGCCTTGCATAAGGCTGACTGCCTTGAGCAGGCAGCAATTGTTGGTGCTGTCTTAAGGGAAATGGCAAAGTCTCAACATGCTACAAGGTTACCCTGAGAACTGGTTGCATATATTGTACTGGTACCGGAATAGAAGCTTGGCTTCTTTGCAGTAAACGCGTGCCTTCCAATGTCACCAGCTCTTTGATAAGGTGTTAATGGCCCTAGCCTCACAGGAAATTCTTACAAATTGCATTAGTTTTGTCAGGCTCCATAATAATGGGAAGCTTCATGAAGGTGTCATCCTACATTTCTTTCAGACTCCTGGTGAGTTTCAGTGAGTGTTTGAGAAGGAGATTTTTCATGCCTAATGGTTTTCCTAAAAGTGAATGTTTGTAACTTCATTCATATTGTATTTCAATGTGAGCCACTATTTGAAAAGTAACGCAGACTGTTATTTTGTGGATTGTGTCTACTACAAGATTTGTGGGCAAGATATTATAATTTTTATGACTTAGATATTCTATCATTATGTGAGGTCGGATAGAATATTCAATCATTATCTGTGGTCTGATTGATTCATATTCTTATGTCAACATGGTAACTGAATTGGCTCTGTATATTTGAGTAAGTATTTGACAAACTTAGTGTGATGGTGTTTAAGTTTGAAGTGAAGTGTCCACTTTTCGGTTTATATTGGATCATATGTGCACACATCAACTTTTGACCGGGTCATTTTAACCAACTACTATTCACCTCCAAATTTTCTTACATGTTTTTGTTGAAACTTCTCCAATGATGTTGCAGTATAGTTCAAAGCAAAACTGGCTGGATTTCAATTCTCCATTTCTTTCATCACTCTGTTGAATTGCACACTATCAAAGTAACTTATCAAGGAGATGATGAAGAGCAAAAGGAGAGTTTGATGGGCGACGAGTCAGGTGGCCTCTGCTCCCTCTCTACAACACAGGTGCTGCCAAAACTTTTCACATCAGATTCAGCTCTTTGGTATATACTGTAACTTATTCAGCTCTAAGTACTGCCACTTTTGGCTTTTGATTAAACAAAAAATTTATGGATTTGCTGGTTGTTTGATTGCTTGTCTGGCTTGCATGTTACTGTATAATTTACAGCATTGTTCACCTTTGGCACCTGTTAGCAGTTGAAAGTACAACCATTTTCTTGGACTGGCGCACCAAATGGAAATGATGTTTGGCATTGTTCGTGTTTTTGCATGGTTATTTATTTCTGCTCGGTGGATCAGTAGTAAGGCTTTGACATTAATTGCGATCATAACTGAGATCGACGCCTTTATTTAGTACTGCCTGAGTTATATATCCCTTTTGGTCGAAGAATAGTTTCCGAGTTGTTGATTAGATTATGTGATACATAGCCCTGAACCAGGA includes these proteins:
- the LOC127117595 gene encoding pentatricopeptide repeat-containing protein At3g06920, with amino-acid sequence MKILTRVQVLKFRFFFKCYTIDPLSKRFSSSSSNGSHFSTSETYDKVNPFMGDSYQDNATKVDGMRKTMYDVCGVLDAGPWGPAVEDALNLFDEMSQPEVIVGVMRRVKDMNVAFQYFRWVERKTEQPHCPEVYNALLMVMARTRNSDYLEQILEEMSVAGFGLSNHICIELVASFVKSQKLREAFGVIEIMRKFKFRPSFSAYTTLIGALSEANKPDPMLTLFHQMQEIGYEANVHLFTTLVRVFAREGRIDAALSLLDEMKSNSFTADLVLYNVCIDCFGKVGKVDMAWKFFHEMKAQGLAPDDVTYTSLIGVLCKAGRLEEAVELFEELDLNRSVPCVYAYNTMIMGYGSAGKFNEAYSLLERQKRKGCIPSVIAYNCILTCLGRKGKIEEALRIHQEMRQDAAPNLTTYNILIDMLCKAGELEAALKVQETMKEAGLFPNIMTVNIMIDRLSKAQKLDEACSIFLGLDHKVCTPNSRTFCSLIDGLGRCGRVDDAYSLYEKMLDSGQTPNVVVYTSLIKNFFKCGRKEDGHKIYKEMVHRGCSPDLMLLNSYMDCVFKAGEVEKGRALFEEIKAQGLVPDVRSYSILIHGLVKAGFSRETYKLFYEMKEQGLHLDVLAYNTVIDGFCKSGKVDKAYQLLEEMKTKGLQPTVVTYGSVVDGLAKIDRLDEAYMLFEEAKSIGVDLNVVIYSSLIDGFGKVGRIDEAYLILEELMQKGLTPNTYTWNCLLDALVKAEEIDEAQVCFQNMKSLKCPPNEMTYSIMINGLCMIGKFNKAFVFWQEMQKKGLKPNSITYTTMIVGLAKAGNVMEARGLFDRFKASGGIPDSACYNAMMEGLSSANKAMDAYTVFEETRMKGCRVNSKTCVVLLDALHKADCLEQAAIVGAVLREMAKSQHATRLP